A region from the Ichthyobacterium seriolicida genome encodes:
- a CDS encoding BspA family leucine-rich repeat surface protein, translating to MKLKRLSLFLLCAVLSFNSCIKHNKSSTDTSSVDNDVKKTKPINFISKWKIGEEIDEDKTIVLPIYNGGDYDFHVDWGDGTEKQHINSDNLNSKSHTYKAPGEYSITITGKIKGFNFGLVDKSRSKIIEILDWGNLNFGHNENGAYFKNCRNLTTIPSLPPDLEGITNMKDMFNLCFKLNGDVSNWDVSKVTDMSSMFFGCNSFTGKGLKTWDVSNVTNVRSMFSLAISVTEDLSGWNVNKVNACGDFVTTKIKIPQRFPRCTELPYLDPSLLLPKQLKNGE from the coding sequence ATGAAACTCAAAAGATTATCATTGTTTTTACTATGTGCAGTTTTGTCGTTTAATTCTTGCATTAAACATAATAAGAGTAGTACAGATACTAGTAGTGTAGATAATGATGTGAAAAAGACCAAGCCAATTAATTTTATATCAAAATGGAAAATAGGCGAAGAAATAGATGAAGACAAAACAATTGTATTGCCTATATACAATGGCGGTGATTATGATTTTCATGTAGACTGGGGAGATGGAACAGAAAAACAACACATTAATTCAGATAATCTGAATAGTAAATCACACACATATAAAGCTCCTGGGGAATACTCTATAACCATTACAGGAAAAATTAAAGGGTTTAATTTCGGATTGGTTGATAAAAGTAGATCTAAAATAATTGAAATTTTAGATTGGGGAAATTTAAACTTTGGGCATAATGAAAATGGAGCATATTTTAAAAATTGTAGGAATCTGACAACTATACCGTCCCTTCCCCCTGATTTGGAAGGTATCACCAATATGAAAGACATGTTTAATTTATGTTTTAAACTTAATGGAGATGTGAGTAACTGGGACGTGTCTAAGGTTACTGATATGTCCAGTATGTTTTTCGGGTGCAATAGTTTTACTGGAAAAGGACTAAAAACTTGGGACGTATCTAATGTTACTAACGTACGATCTATGTTCAGTTTAGCAATAAGTGTAACTGAAGATCTGAGCGGATGGAATGTAAATAAAGTTAACGCTTGCGGTGATTTCGTTACAACAAAAATTAAAATTCCCCAAAGATTTCCTAGGTGTACAGAGTTACCATATTTAGATCCTTCGTTACTGCTACCAAAACAGTTGAAAAATGGAGAATAG
- a CDS encoding BspA family leucine-rich repeat surface protein translates to MENRYLVLIFLITEIFCSCSRDTSNIKPNSFISKWKISEGKNESNTVILPLYPGGDYDFHVDWGDGTEKQRITSDNLKYRSHEYKVVGEYCITITGKIIGFNFTLAESLDEGTSTSKIIEILDWGDLELGYGNNLGSHFKYCSNLTTLPSSAPNLIELTNMKEMFFLCTKLDADLGNWDVSKVTNMESMFEGCESFVGRGLKNWDVSNVNNMTTMFSMVWAMGEDLSRWNVSNVANHRGFYLKHSPNGVFSSSTEANKSMGNFKAPDFSKSKVPTTGATRTKN, encoded by the coding sequence ATGGAGAATAGGTATTTGGTATTAATATTTCTAATTACAGAAATATTCTGTTCTTGCTCTAGAGATACTAGTAATATTAAGCCTAATAGTTTCATATCAAAATGGAAAATAAGTGAAGGGAAAAATGAAAGTAATACTGTTATACTGCCCTTATATCCTGGCGGTGATTACGATTTTCATGTAGACTGGGGAGATGGAACAGAAAAGCAACGTATTACTTCAGATAATCTTAAATACAGGTCCCACGAATACAAAGTTGTTGGGGAATACTGTATAACCATTACAGGTAAAATTATCGGTTTTAATTTTACTTTAGCCGAAAGTTTGGATGAAGGGACTAGTACATCCAAAATAATAGAAATTTTAGATTGGGGCGATTTGGAGTTAGGTTATGGCAATAATTTAGGATCTCATTTTAAGTATTGTTCAAATTTAACAACTCTTCCATCTTCTGCTCCTAATTTGATTGAGCTTACCAATATGAAGGAGATGTTTTTTTTGTGTACTAAACTTGATGCTGATCTAGGTAATTGGGACGTATCTAAGGTCACTAACATGGAGAGTATGTTTGAAGGTTGCGAAAGTTTTGTAGGCAGAGGTTTAAAAAATTGGGATGTATCTAATGTAAATAATATGACAACAATGTTCAGCATGGTTTGGGCAATGGGTGAAGATTTAAGCCGATGGAATGTGAGTAATGTAGCAAATCATCGTGGGTTTTATTTAAAGCATTCTCCTAACGGAGTTTTTTCTTCTTCTACAGAAGCAAATAAATCAATGGGTAATTTTAAAGCTCCTGACTTCAGTAAGTCTAAAGTTCCTACTACTGGGGCAACTAGAACTAAGAACTAG
- the pckA gene encoding phosphoenolpyruvate carboxykinase (ATP): protein MTANNLEDQNRELEKYGIKNSIPLWNLEPMELQKITIEKGLGKISSTGALSINTGKFTGRSPKDRFIVEDDITKDTIWWGSTNIPFSSKNFDILYQDLVDYLSNREIYIRDAQVCSDPLYKTDIRIITELPWSNIFAYNMFIRPTEEYLKSNFDPEWIVLNAPGFSAKKEIHQTRQENFSILNFSKKIAIIGGSAYTGEIKKGIFSTMNFVLPTEKNVLPMHCSANVGNSGDTAIFFGLSGTGKTTLSADPNRKLIGDDEHGWSSENKIFNFEGGCYAKAIGLCEENEPDIFRAVKQGAILENIIFKEGTNEVDYYDSSITENTRVSYPIEHIENIKVPSIGENLKNIFFLTCDAFGVLPPLSKLTPNQAAFYFISGYTAKVAGTEDGVVEPIPSFSACFGEPFMPLHPTKYAEMLSDKIQSSKAKVWLINTGWSGGPYGVGERISIKYTRSMITAALEDKLDSVPYNTMPIFGLSIPTECPNIPSDLLDPRNTWKDKSEYDKKLYELAVSFNKNFEKFANCANKEILSSAPSIKKDTVS, encoded by the coding sequence ATGACTGCAAATAATTTAGAAGATCAAAATAGAGAACTAGAAAAATATGGAATAAAAAACTCCATTCCTCTTTGGAATTTAGAACCTATGGAGTTACAAAAAATCACAATAGAAAAAGGTCTTGGAAAGATTTCAAGCACAGGAGCCTTATCTATAAATACAGGAAAATTTACTGGTCGTTCGCCTAAAGATAGATTTATAGTAGAAGATGATATAACTAAAGACACCATATGGTGGGGATCTACAAATATTCCTTTTAGCTCTAAAAATTTCGACATATTATACCAAGATTTAGTCGATTACTTATCTAATAGAGAGATTTACATAAGGGACGCCCAAGTGTGCTCCGATCCATTGTATAAGACTGATATTAGGATAATTACAGAGCTTCCATGGTCTAATATTTTTGCTTATAACATGTTTATAAGACCAACTGAGGAATATCTAAAAAGTAATTTTGATCCAGAATGGATTGTTTTGAACGCTCCAGGATTTTCAGCAAAAAAAGAAATTCACCAAACTAGACAGGAAAATTTTTCTATTCTGAATTTCAGCAAAAAGATAGCTATAATAGGGGGAAGCGCGTATACTGGAGAAATCAAAAAAGGAATCTTTTCAACTATGAACTTTGTGCTGCCTACAGAAAAAAATGTCTTGCCTATGCACTGTTCGGCCAATGTGGGCAATAGCGGAGATACTGCTATATTTTTTGGGTTATCTGGAACTGGAAAAACTACATTATCTGCAGATCCAAATAGAAAACTAATAGGAGATGACGAACACGGATGGTCTAGTGAAAATAAAATATTCAATTTTGAAGGAGGATGCTATGCAAAAGCCATAGGTCTGTGTGAAGAAAACGAACCTGATATATTCAGAGCTGTAAAACAAGGAGCTATTTTAGAAAATATAATATTCAAAGAAGGAACTAACGAAGTTGATTATTACGACAGCAGCATAACTGAAAATACTAGAGTCAGTTATCCTATAGAACATATAGAAAATATAAAAGTCCCTTCCATAGGAGAAAATCTTAAAAATATATTTTTCCTCACCTGTGACGCTTTTGGAGTTCTGCCTCCCTTATCTAAATTGACACCTAATCAAGCTGCTTTTTATTTTATATCTGGATACACTGCTAAGGTGGCTGGTACAGAAGATGGAGTTGTAGAGCCTATTCCTTCATTCTCGGCTTGTTTTGGAGAACCATTTATGCCTTTGCATCCGACTAAATACGCTGAGATGTTAAGCGATAAAATACAGAGCTCAAAAGCTAAGGTATGGCTGATAAATACAGGTTGGTCGGGAGGCCCTTATGGAGTAGGAGAGAGAATTAGTATAAAGTATACTAGATCTATGATTACTGCTGCATTAGAAGATAAATTAGATAGTGTTCCATATAATACTATGCCAATATTTGGATTATCCATACCGACTGAATGTCCTAATATCCCTTCAGATTTATTAGATCCTAGGAATACTTGGAAAGACAAAAGTGAGTATGATAAAAAATTATATGAATTAGCCGTTTCTTTTAATAAAAACTTTGAGAAGTTTGCTAATTGTGCAAATAAAGAAATTTTATCTAGCGCTCCCTCTATAAAAAAAGATACTGTCTCATAA
- a CDS encoding acetyl-CoA C-acyltransferase, translated as MKKVVIASAVRTPIGSFMGSLSGLSAPKLGSIAISGALEKIDLNPSLIDEVYMGNVYQAGLGQAPARQASILAGIDYTVPCTTINRVCSSGMKSIIIAAQAIKSGDAHVVVAGGMESMSNVPYYLSRSNMKSKLGNMPLEDGLIKDGLTDVYNHVHMGYCAEQCAERYSVSREKQDSFAISSYNRSAEAWKAGRFKQEIVPVKISDKKGNTIIIDEDQEYKNVILDKIPLLKPVFKKEGTVTAANSSTISDGACVLILMSEEKAATLNIKPIAEIITYADAANEPEWFTITPTKAIENALNKGNISVSEIDYFELNEAFSVVGIVNAELLKISPQKLNVNGGAVSLGHPLGCSGARIVVSLINILKQKKATLGVAGVCNGGGGASAMVIKNV; from the coding sequence ATGAAAAAAGTAGTTATAGCTTCGGCCGTTAGGACACCTATAGGCAGTTTTATGGGCTCTTTATCTGGACTATCTGCGCCAAAATTAGGTTCTATAGCAATATCGGGGGCCTTAGAAAAGATCGATCTAAATCCTTCACTCATAGATGAAGTCTATATGGGCAATGTCTATCAGGCTGGATTAGGTCAAGCTCCTGCTAGGCAAGCTTCTATTTTAGCTGGAATAGATTATACAGTTCCTTGTACTACGATTAATAGAGTTTGTTCATCGGGCATGAAGTCTATTATTATAGCTGCTCAAGCTATAAAATCTGGTGATGCCCATGTAGTAGTAGCTGGCGGGATGGAAAGCATGTCTAATGTTCCGTACTATCTATCTAGATCCAATATGAAATCAAAATTAGGCAATATGCCTTTGGAAGATGGATTGATCAAAGATGGTCTCACAGATGTATATAACCATGTGCATATGGGATATTGTGCGGAACAGTGTGCAGAGAGATACTCTGTAAGTAGAGAAAAACAAGATTCGTTTGCTATTAGTTCTTATAATCGTTCGGCCGAGGCTTGGAAGGCAGGGAGATTCAAACAAGAGATAGTACCCGTTAAGATAAGTGACAAAAAGGGCAATACTATTATTATTGATGAAGATCAAGAGTATAAAAATGTGATTTTAGACAAAATACCTCTCTTAAAACCTGTCTTTAAGAAAGAGGGAACCGTAACTGCGGCTAATTCGTCTACTATCAGCGATGGAGCTTGCGTCTTAATTTTGATGAGTGAAGAAAAAGCTGCGACTTTAAACATAAAGCCTATAGCAGAAATAATTACTTATGCCGATGCTGCTAATGAACCAGAATGGTTTACAATAACTCCTACTAAAGCTATTGAAAATGCTTTGAATAAAGGGAATATCTCTGTATCAGAAATAGATTATTTCGAATTAAATGAAGCTTTTTCTGTAGTGGGAATAGTTAATGCTGAACTGTTAAAAATATCGCCTCAAAAGTTAAATGTAAATGGAGGGGCTGTATCTCTTGGTCACCCTTTGGGCTGTTCAGGAGCCAGAATAGTAGTTTCTCTTATAAATATTTTAAAACAAAAAAAAGCCACTTTAGGTGTTGCAGGAGTCTGTAACGGAGGAGGTGGAGCCTCTGCTATGGTTATAAAAAACGTATAA
- the porW gene encoding type IX secretion system periplasmic lipoprotein PorW/SprE gives MNPYLMFYDKINIGKNILFCLYFSLFISCSSDNFLNVKYKEMVTYFNILFNAEKRYNKAINLLKEKEEKSKENIYGIFPLEEVGQYDSVFFSKNTDIKIELDSVINKTTKAIQEYSVMVNGAELNTQIPSSYLLLAKVNYLKSEYLSALEAFNYIIHNIRDSNTYTETKIWTFKCQNHLGNESIIEEDLKHMYLNSNKINNVDIKLDLYITYAQTLIKISKYRQAISVLEKAINLISDQNYKIKCILILSQLYAKLDEGKKISHYADQVIKADISPKMNILALISKLNGLDHEHRDNIKSIIYEMRKIMENDESSIYEGLIYYNIGYAYLKIRDTISAIKFFEKTVNSDTADKNTKVLSNAKLGDIYFDNAEYILAKQRYRECLDQAEKDWIETANISRKKSNLKNIVSYMLEIKRSDSILLLSSMPIDKLKSVIKKQVEDNRISKNKLILQKEKVEKETKTGDFYFYNSIQIDEGKEYFVEVWDNRRLQDNWRTINDRKNKVKNDLESIEKKTEEEKKRISDIEDSKTIDSLLNDYPKAREDIERIEQSRNTSLYKLGVVYKEVFKRDVLAKNTFIKLMNYKPAKNFEIPINYNLYKIYKDLGVSDSVSFYRDKVLKLGPNSRYAHLISNPLEKYEGKDTKMEIYSIYRDAYKKYTSKDYTSTIAICKNAVKDYPFSDISPKFELLKSYAFAKVSEISSYKDNLEFILFHHSKSEEAKKAKELLDNLSKYLKDKEDKKDSLNLGDLKK, from the coding sequence TTGAATCCATATTTAATGTTTTATGATAAGATCAATATAGGGAAGAATATTTTGTTTTGCCTGTATTTTTCACTTTTTATCTCTTGTTCTTCAGATAATTTTCTCAATGTTAAATACAAAGAGATGGTCACGTATTTCAATATATTATTCAACGCTGAAAAGAGATATAATAAAGCTATAAATCTTTTGAAAGAAAAAGAAGAAAAAAGCAAAGAAAACATCTATGGCATCTTTCCTCTAGAAGAAGTCGGCCAGTACGACTCTGTATTCTTTTCTAAAAATACAGATATCAAAATAGAATTAGATTCTGTTATTAATAAAACCACAAAAGCCATACAGGAATACTCTGTAATGGTAAATGGAGCAGAATTAAATACTCAAATACCTAGTTCTTATTTACTCCTTGCAAAAGTAAACTATCTTAAATCTGAGTATCTATCTGCCTTGGAAGCCTTTAACTACATAATACACAATATCCGAGATAGCAACACTTATACAGAGACCAAGATATGGACCTTTAAATGTCAAAATCATTTAGGAAATGAATCTATAATAGAGGAAGATCTTAAACATATGTATCTCAACAGTAATAAAATTAATAATGTAGATATCAAGTTAGATCTGTATATAACTTATGCTCAAACTCTGATAAAAATTTCTAAGTATAGACAAGCCATAAGTGTATTAGAAAAGGCTATAAATCTCATAAGTGATCAAAACTATAAGATTAAATGTATTTTGATATTGTCTCAGTTGTATGCAAAATTAGATGAGGGAAAAAAAATCTCGCATTATGCAGATCAGGTTATAAAAGCTGATATATCTCCAAAAATGAATATTCTAGCTCTTATTAGCAAATTAAACGGGCTCGATCATGAACATAGAGATAATATCAAATCCATCATATACGAAATGCGAAAAATAATGGAAAACGATGAGAGCAGCATTTATGAAGGGTTGATATATTACAATATAGGCTATGCTTATCTTAAAATTAGAGATACCATATCTGCTATAAAGTTTTTTGAAAAAACTGTCAATTCCGATACTGCTGATAAAAACACTAAGGTGTTATCTAATGCTAAACTAGGAGATATATATTTCGATAATGCCGAATATATTTTGGCAAAACAGAGATACCGAGAATGCCTAGATCAAGCAGAGAAAGATTGGATTGAAACAGCAAATATTTCTAGAAAAAAGAGTAATCTAAAAAATATAGTTTCCTATATGTTAGAGATAAAACGCAGTGATAGCATATTGCTTTTATCCTCTATGCCAATAGATAAGTTAAAATCTGTAATAAAAAAGCAAGTAGAAGATAATAGGATTAGTAAAAATAAGCTAATCCTCCAAAAAGAAAAAGTTGAGAAAGAAACTAAAACAGGTGATTTTTATTTTTACAACAGTATACAAATAGATGAAGGCAAAGAGTATTTTGTCGAAGTATGGGATAATAGACGACTACAAGATAACTGGAGAACTATTAATGACAGAAAAAATAAAGTAAAAAATGATTTAGAGAGTATAGAAAAAAAGACAGAGGAAGAAAAAAAAAGAATTTCAGATATAGAAGATTCTAAGACTATAGACAGTTTATTAAATGATTATCCAAAGGCAAGAGAAGATATAGAAAGGATAGAACAATCTAGAAATACATCGCTTTACAAATTAGGGGTTGTCTACAAAGAGGTCTTTAAAAGAGATGTTTTAGCAAAAAACACCTTTATAAAATTGATGAATTACAAGCCTGCAAAAAATTTCGAAATACCTATTAATTACAATCTATATAAGATTTATAAGGATTTAGGAGTCTCCGATTCAGTTTCTTTTTACAGGGATAAAGTTTTAAAATTAGGTCCTAATTCTAGATATGCTCATTTAATATCCAATCCTCTTGAAAAATATGAGGGGAAAGACACCAAGATGGAGATTTATTCTATTTATAGAGACGCCTACAAAAAATACACTTCAAAAGACTACACTTCAACAATAGCAATTTGCAAAAACGCTGTTAAAGACTATCCTTTTAGTGACATAAGTCCAAAATTTGAATTGTTAAAATCATACGCATTTGCTAAAGTGAGTGAAATCTCTAGTTATAAAGATAATTTAGAATTCATATTATTTCATCATTCTAAATCGGAAGAGGCTAAAAAAGCTAAAGAATTATTAGATAATTTATCTAAATATCTAAAAGACAAGGAGGATAAAAAAGATTCTTTAAACCTTGGAGATTTGAAAAAATAA
- the rpmB gene encoding 50S ribosomal protein L28 produces MSRICEITGKKAMVGNNVSHANNRTKRRFDINLHKKRFYILEEDRWITLKVSAYGIKVINKKGISLALKEAKENGFLK; encoded by the coding sequence ATGTCGAGAATTTGTGAGATTACGGGCAAGAAGGCTATGGTGGGAAACAATGTTTCTCATGCTAATAACAGAACAAAGAGAAGATTTGATATAAACCTTCATAAAAAGAGATTCTATATCCTAGAAGAAGATAGGTGGATAACTCTGAAAGTTTCTGCTTACGGTATAAAGGTTATAAATAAGAAAGGTATTTCTTTGGCTCTTAAGGAGGCTAAGGAGAATGGTTTTCTAAAGTGA
- the rpmG gene encoding 50S ribosomal protein L33 produces the protein MAKKKINNVQVVLECTEHRNSGMPGASRYITTKNKKNNPDRMERRKYNPVLKKVTIHKEIK, from the coding sequence ATGGCTAAGAAAAAAATAAATAATGTTCAAGTAGTACTAGAGTGTACAGAACATAGAAATAGCGGGATGCCTGGAGCTTCTAGGTATATTACCACTAAGAATAAGAAAAACAATCCCGACAGGATGGAACGTAGAAAATACAATCCTGTTTTGAAGAAAGTCACTATACACAAAGAAATAAAATAG